The DNA segment TGGCATTTAAAAGACAGCAATGTCAGCGGGCGCGGGACGGTAAAGAATATCGGTGCCTTTGGAATGATGTTGGAGGCCGATACTCAGAGTTCTTTTTCCGGAAATTCTGTTTTGTCTTTCGAAGTTGCGCAGGCGGGCCAGGATAGCTTTATCCCGGCTTTAGGGCGCATGGTTTGGTCAAGGCAAAAAGGATCTCATCTTTTATGGGGCATTGAATTTGTTGAACCGGCTCAAGAGCTTGTTTCTCGTTTGCGCGAGAAAATTCAAATCAAGATTTCCCGGATCGAAAGCCTGGCAAAGATCAAAAATATAACCGGAACAGCCTTGGCAGTTATCATGATCGCCTTGGTCGCCATATCTTTTTCTCAACAACTTCAAAATCAAAAAGCCTTAGAACAATCTCATCAATTATTATCTGCTGTTGTTGACCAACAATCCCAGCTTTACCGCACGGCCGTTCAGCAATATGCCCAGAAAGTTTCTGAGCTGGAAATTGTTGCGGCCGACCTTGAGCAGACAAAAAGTCTTTTATCCGAAGTCCAAATAATGCTTGCCGGTGAGCAAGAACAGAACGCGAGCCTGAATAAGCGTATTTCTGCGATGCAGGCGGAATATGAAAAGTTAACTATTCAGCTCAGCGATGCCAAAGAAAGAATTCGTTTATATTCCGGAGATATCCAAGATCTATCCGAACGAAAATCTGCCTTAGGGCTTATCCGTAAAGGATTGCGTTCCATCAAAAATAATATTCGTCAATTGAAGCATAAGGCGCATCTGGCGCGGGTTGTTGCTCAAAAAGAGCGCGACAGAATTGCCTTAGAGATCGGGAATCGCGGATTTGTAGTGGGAACACCTGCCGCAATAGCACCCGCAAAATCAAGCCGGAAGGTGAAGATCAACGTTTCTATTGCCGCGGAAGAATAGGCCGCTGGTTGCGCGTTTTCGTATTGCGCACAATAAAGATGTCCACAATGACACCTATTGCATAAATAGGTGTTTTTGTTTAAAGCTAAAAAAGGATCTTAAATGCGCGTTGATATCAAAGTAATTGCCGGAGCAAGAAAAAATCTCGTCAAAGATGATGACGGGGTTTTGAAAGTATATTTGACCGCTCCCGCCGTTGACGGAAAAGCCAATAAGGCCCTTTCAAAAATTCTTTCCGAGCATTTCTCAGTTTCCAAAAATCGCATTGAAATCATAAAAGGATTGAAATCAAGGCATAAAACAATTAATATAATAGAAATTTAACGTTCCGTATTTTA comes from the Candidatus Omnitrophota bacterium genome and includes:
- a CDS encoding PilZ domain-containing protein encodes the protein MQGSQKDLRRSQRINEKLPIVWHLKDSNVSGRGTVKNIGAFGMMLEADTQSSFSGNSVLSFEVAQAGQDSFIPALGRMVWSRQKGSHLLWGIEFVEPAQELVSRLREKIQIKISRIESLAKIKNITGTALAVIMIALVAISFSQQLQNQKALEQSHQLLSAVVDQQSQLYRTAVQQYAQKVSELEIVAADLEQTKSLLSEVQIMLAGEQEQNASLNKRISAMQAEYEKLTIQLSDAKERIRLYSGDIQDLSERKSALGLIRKGLRSIKNNIRQLKHKAHLARVVAQKERDRIALEIGNRGFVVGTPAAIAPAKSSRKVKINVSIAAEE
- a CDS encoding DUF167 domain-containing protein, whose amino-acid sequence is MRVDIKVIAGARKNLVKDDDGVLKVYLTAPAVDGKANKALSKILSEHFSVSKNRIEIIKGLKSRHKTINIIEI